In a genomic window of Mercenaria mercenaria strain notata chromosome 19, MADL_Memer_1, whole genome shotgun sequence:
- the LOC128551180 gene encoding uncharacterized protein LOC128551180, translated as MFSHESVTYNYLRLAACGSLNNFIITDTKGLLEQQGCGLHVKDVLNSLQGKIKNGYKFENDPIKAGHFFNDNPSKEDESHCLVFIVAVDLLEKFTEKYLNKIRKIVCKMQKHGYPMVLILTKMDQYYPYLQTDITYMFKSSIVHEAVLKASYIFGIQERDIHPAVNFTQEIRLNKIKCIPVLLALRHILHYAEDRIHTRN; from the exons ATGTTTTCGCATGAAAGTGTCACTTACAAT TATTTACGCCTGGCCGCTTGCGGCAGCTTGAATAACTTCATAATAACAGACACTAAGGGCCTTTTGGAACAACAAGGTTGTGGCCTTCATGTGAAAGATGTGCTGAACAGCTTACAGGGGAAGATCAAAAATGGCTATAAG TTTGAAAATGATCCAATAAAAGCTGGACACTTCTTTAACGACAACCCTAGCAAAGAGGACGAATCACATTGTCTTGTTTTTATCGTTGCTGTGGATTTACTTGAAAAATTCACTGAAAAGTActtaaacaaaataagaaaaattgtGTGTAAGATGCAGAAACACG GGTATCCAATGGTCCTTATTTTGACGAAAATGGACCAATATTACCCATACCTTCAAACAGATATTACATACATGTTCAAAAGTAGCATTGTACATGAAGCAGTTCTCAAGGCGTCATATATATTTGGAATTCAGGAAAGAGACATTCATCCAGCCGTTAACTTTACACAGGAAATCCGATTGAATAAGATAAAATGCATTCCAGTATTACTTGCTCTCAGACACATTTTGCATTACGCCGAAGACAGGATTCACACACGTAACTAA
- the LOC123539924 gene encoding uncharacterized protein LOC123539924, which yields MESFKNRVTDFEKRLSVQEEKISSALCQDFSSESVAQLQKLVDNLNSDLSSYEATGATYINFLTATKTEESDHLKGLFQSHLSKIQSDVAQFRDRIEKRRQGILEDVIEGVFSKSKHSSKCGSSEMKKKLSKMKAAQRSVEFAQKEVELIKEKARLEQKNKEIEADLLILQKEKAAEELKTEVEILENEGSADDISEKKDSVKLKLPEMDKDEKIKKFFDSNTCPVQSSTVEDFTNYILKKELIFSRITNFNDNPANYQVWKTSFQQVTSDMNINASEEVDLLIKYLGPDSRKHAINLKTVYSKDQCLGLSKIWERLDERYGAPEIVHKLIQKRVEQFSRLTLSDTTKWYELDDLLSEILALKEDSAYAVPLAYYDSSVGLSSITCKLPGSVQEKWATRANRYKREKNVYFPPLKEFVNFIHEQAKIRNDPSVTTVAERLKFNTASSKQVPVVTSRKTEVSNHIQIRKSTRFCPLHQLSHSLNKCRAFRLKSLSERKQFLKDNNICFKCCEFNNHKANECKVSIKCCVCGNVNHPGALHVDPSPQPSVNPYGGEGENRDGANQRADYPRDSVSNSCTQICGASQISKSCAKLVLVNVVNSKYPENIVQCYAMLDEQSNKSLARSRLFVFLQIDCPDFEYTINSCVGTHVAHGRRASDCIVSSVNGSVSYSLPTLIECPDIPNNRNEICSPRDVSCHPRLSHIAGLIPEINDQAEILLLIGRDLVEAHHIRDQILGPPGAPFAQHVGLGWVVIGEMCLGKTHTPDVVNVSKIHVLNNGRPTLFEPCTSQFYVEDKVNGMYDPLFVRHIDDDKPSLSIEDREFLDIMDHGFRKTNEGKWTAPLPFKSPRQRLPNNRSEALRRAKSLHVSLQRNPEKKSHMVGFMTKILVNGHAEVAPVLGEDEECWFLPIFGVYNPKKPGHVRAVFDSSSTFKGVSLNSVLLTGPDLTNSLLGVLMRFRRESVAISADIEQMFYCFEVDEVHRNFLRFFWYEDNDVEKPLIEYRMARHVFGNSPSPAIATYGLRRSVEECDEDIKVFVHNDFYVDDGLTSFPCAQEAVDLLKRTQVALGQSSLRLHKIASNDKNVMRSFPTDGLAKDLKSLDFGERLPTQCSLGLGWDLNADCFVFNVILPAQVISRRKILSTVNSVFDPLGFLAPFTIVPRSYLDVSLSDTSSVELHVFCDASEIAVSAVAYLVCQTSNHEVRVGFVLGKSKVAPKKGHTIPRLELCGAVLAVEIAQTAVDQLQVKLHDIRFYTDSNIVLGYINNHTRRFYTYVANRVEKVRRFSLPKQWNYIPSALNPADVGSRGVSPSELQSSTWLSGPDYLSNRSAPIPEFFPIIDPDQDKVIRPQVNVSATSVQDYDQLGSHRSDKFSSWSKLVTAISILRHLAISHGKHKPCAGYHTCSQARSPDFQKLSESLILRVVQTEFYKEEVSCLKGQHNIPKNSPILTLDPYLDENGVMRVGGRLSKSNLDLDQKHPVIVPGKHYVARLLVGHFHTLVKHQGRQLTEGAVRDAGYWITGGKRLVNSLIYHCVTCKKLRGKCLSQKMSELPVDRVQQSAPFTYVDVDVFGPWSVVTRRTRGGQASSKRWAVLFTCLTIRAVHIEVIDEMSSSAFINALRRFVSLRGTVKQFRSDRGTNFVGATDLLGIDTIFVEDRPVKNFLQSHGCEWVFNPPHSSHMGGSWERMIGIARRVLESMLKPVTTLTHDVLVTLMAEVTAIINSRPIVPVSNDPDNPEVLSPSMLLTSKSVCDNTNVSNLDVKSLYGAQWKRVQYLAELFWSKWKREFLNTLQTRRKWNYEQEPLSVGDVVLLKDKEVCRNFWPLARGNKSVSQ from the exons ATGGAGTCGTTCAAGAATAGGGTTACTGATTTTGAGAAGAGACTGTCGGTACAGGAAGAAAAGATTTCTTCTGCCTTGTGTCAGGATTTCTCATCAGAGAGTGTTGCACAACTGCAAAAGTTGGTCGATAATTTGAACTCTGATTTATCATCTTATGAAGCTACAGGTGCAACTTACATTAATTTTCTTACTGCAACCAAAACAGAAGAAAGTGATCATTTAAAAGGGTTGTTTCAATCGCACCTTTCAAAGATTCAGAGTGATGTTGCTCAGTTTCGCGACAGaatagaaaaacgacgtcaaGGGATTTTGGAAGACGTTATAGAAGGTGTATTTTCTAAATCAAAGCATTCATCTAAATGTGGTTCatctgaaatgaaaaagaaactcAGTAAAATGAAAGCTGCTCAAAGAAGTGTAGAATTTGCACAAAAGGAGGTAGAACTCATAAAAGAAAAGGCCAGGTTGGAACAGAAAAACAAGGAAATTGAAGCTGATTTATTAATTCTCCAAAAAGAAAAGGCTGCGGAAGAGTTGAAAACTGAAGTTGAGATTTTAGAAAACGAAGGAAGTGCTGATGATATTAGTGAAAAGAAAGATTCGGTAAAACTTAAACTTCCGGAAATGGACAAAGATGAGAAAATCAAGAAATTCTTTGATAGTAATACCTGCCCAGTGCAAAGTTCCACAGTCGaagattttacaaattatattctGAAGAAAGAACTTATATTCTCGAGAATTACGAATTTCAATGATAACCCAGCAAACTATCAAGTGTGGAAAACCAGTTTCCAACAAGTGACCTCAGATATGAATATCAATGCTTCAGAAGAGGTTGATCTGCTCATCAAGTATCTTGGACCAGATTCTCGAAAGCATgcaataaatctgaaaacagtGTATAGTAAGGATCAGTGTTTGGGTCTTTCAAAGATTTGGGAGCGTCTCGACGAACGATATGGTGCACCAGAAATAGTACACAAGTTGATACAGAAACGCGTTGAACAATTCTCGCGATTGACTCTCTCGGACACGACAAAGTGGTATGAGCTTGATGATCTTTTGTCAGAAATTTTAGCACTTAAAGAAGATAGTGCATACGCTGTCCCTCTCGCTTATTATGACTCGTCGGTTGGGCTTTCTTCAATTACTTGCAAGCTGCCGGGATCAGTCCAGGAAAAATGGGCTACAAGAGCGAATCGTTATAAGCGGGAGAAGAATGTGTATTTCCCGCCACTGAAAGAATTTGTTAACTTTATTCATGAACAGGCAAAGATAAGGAATGACCCGAGTGTAACTACTGTTGCTGAACGTCTGAAATTTAACACTGCATCCTCAAAGCAAGTTCCTGTTGTGACCAGCAGAAAAACTGAAGTTTCTAACCATATCCAGATTAGGAAATCTACTAGATTCTGCCCGCTTCACCAGTTATCCCACAGTTTAAATAAGTGTAGGGCATTTAGATTGAAAAGTTTAAGTGAAAGAAAGCAGTTTCTGAAAGataataatatttgtttcaaatgctGTGAATTCAATAATCACAAAGCAAATGAATGTAAAGTGTCAATAAAGTGTTGTGTTTGTGGCAATGTCAACCATCCAGGTGCATTGCATGTAGATCCATCACCTCAACCTTCTGTAAATCCTTATGGCGGGGAGGGCGAAAACAGAGATGGAGCGAACCAGAGAGCTGATTACCCAAGAGATTCTGTGTCAAACAGTTGTACTCAGATATGTGGTGCTTCACAAATTTCAAAATCATGTGCTAAACTTGTTTTAGTAAATGTTGTTAATTCAAAATATCCTGAAAATATTGTACAATGTTATGCCATGTTAGATGAACAAAGTAATAAGTCATTGGCGAGATCCAGATTGTTTGTTTTCTTACAAATTGATTGTCCAGATTTTGAGTACACTATAAATTCATGTGTCGGCACTCATGTTGCACATGGGCGCCGTGCTAGTGATTGCATTGTTTCGTCTGTCAATGGTAGCGTGAGTTATTCATTACCAACCCTCATAGAATGTCCTGACATTCCTAATAACAGGAATGAGATTTGCTCCCCTCGAGACGTAAGTTGTCATCCCCGTCTTTCACACATTGCTGGTCTTATACCTGAGATCAATGATCAGGCAGAGATCTTGCTTCTTATCGGTAGAGATCTTGTTGAGGCTCATCACATTAGAGACCAAATTTTGGGACCCCCAGGTGCTCCCTTTGCGCAACATGTAGGTCTTGGGTGGGTCGTCATAGGAGAGATGTGTCTAGGTAAGACACACACTCCAGATGTGGTCAATGTTAGCAAGATTCATGTGTTAAACAATGGTCGCCCCACATTGTTCGAACCCTGCACCAGTCAGTTTTATGTGGAAGACAAGGTCAATGGTATGTATGACCCCTTATTTGTGAGACATATTGATGATGATAAACCTTCTCTTTCAATTGAAGATAGAGAGTTCCTTGATATCATGGATCACGGTTTCAGAAAGACCAATGAAGGTAAATGGACTGCTCCCCTTCCATTTAAATCGCCTAGGCAACGCTTGCCTAACAATAGGTCAGAGGCCCTGCGGCGTGCAAAGTCTCTCCATGTTAGTTTACAGAGAAACCCTGAAAAGAAAAGTCACATGGTCGGGTTTATGACTAAAATATTGGTTAATGGTCATGCTGAAGTTGCCCCAGTTTTAGGTGAAGATGAAGAGTGTTGGTTCCTGCCTATCTTTGGGGTATATAACCCGAAGAAACCCGGTCACGTTAGAGCTGTGTTTGACTCATCGTCAACATTTAAGGGAGTGTCTTTGAATTCGGTATTATTAACTGGTCCCGATCTTACAAATAGTCTTCTGGGTGTTCTCATGAGATTTCGCAGAGAATCTGTAGCAATCTCTGCAGACATAGAACAAATGTTTTACTGCTTTGAGGTTGATGAAGTACATAGGAACTTTTTAAGGTTCTTCTGGTATGAAGATAATGATGTAGAAAAACCTTTGATCGAGTATCGCATGGCAAGACATGTATTTGGCAACAGCCCGTCTCCTGCCATTGCGACATACGGGCTTCGTAGATCTGTTGAAGAATGTGATGAAGACATTAAGGTTTTTGTACACAATGATTTCTATGTAGATGATGGTTTGACTTCTTTTCCATGTGCTCAAGAAGCTGTGGATTTATTGAAGCGCACTCAAGTAGCTCTAGGTCAAAGTTCTTTGCGTCTTCACAAGATCGCGTCCAATGATAAGAACGTTATGAGGTCATTTCCCACAGATGGCCTTGCCAAAGACTTGAAAAGTCTAGACTTTGGAGAAAGGTTACCGACACAGTGTAGTCTTGGCCTTGGATGGGATCTGAATgcagattgttttgtttttaatgtcaTACTACCTGCCCAAGTCATCTCTCGGAGAAAAATTTTATCCACGGTCAACTCTGTGTTTGATCCTCTAGGTTTTCTTGCCCCTTTTACTATA GTTCCCAGGAGCTACCTTGATGTGTCTCTGAGTGATACATCTAGTGTAGAGTTACATGTTTTCTGTGACGCATCAGAAATTGCTGTCTCAGCAGTAGCATATCTTGTGTGTCAAACAAGTAATCACGAGGTTCGTGTAGGTTTTGTTTTAGGGAAGTCCAAGGTAGCACCCAAAAAAGGGCACACAATCCCTCGCCTTGAACTCTGTGGTGCAGTGCTGGCAGTTGAAATTGCTCAAACTGCTGTTGATCAGTTGCAGGTGAAGTTACATGATATCAGATTTTACACAGATAGTAATATCGTGTTGGGTTACATTAATAACCATACTAGGCGTTTCTACACATATGTGGCCAATCGTGTTGAGAAGGTTAGGCGTTTTAGTCTACCTAAACAGTGGAATTATATTCCTTCTGCCTTGAACCCTGCTGATGTAGGAAGTAGAGGTGTTAGTCCTTCAGAGTTACAAAGTAGCACTTGGTTGTCTGGTCCGGACTACTTATCAAACAGGTCAGCCCCAATACCAGAGTTTTTTCCTATTATTGATCCTGATCAGGACAAAGTGATCCGTCCCCAAGTTAATGTTAGCGCGACAAGTGTTCAAGATTATGATCAGCTGGGTAGTCACAGATCTGACAAGTTTTCTTCTTGGTCAAAACTTGTAACGGCTATTTCCATCCTCAGACATTTGGCAATTTCTCATGGTAAGCATAAACCATGCGCTGGCTACCATACTTGTTCACAAGCTAGGAGTCCTGATTTTCAGAAGTTGTCTGAATCTCTCATCTTGAGGGTTGTTCAAACTGAATTCTACAAGGAAGAGGTCAGTTGTTTGAAAGGTCAACATAATATTCCTAAAAACTCGCCCATTTTGACCCTTGATCCGTATTTAGATGAAAATGGTGTCATGCGTGTTGGTGGTCGATTAAGTAagagtaaccttgaccttgatcagAAACATCCGGTTATAGTTCCTGGGAAACATTATGTTGCCAGACTTTTGGTTGGTCACTTTCACACTCTTGTTAAGCATCAAGGACGGCAGCTTACAGAAGGAGCGGTCCGAGATGCAGGATATTGGATTACAGGTGGAAAACGGTTAGTCAACTCCCTGATATATCATTGTGTAACATGTAAAAAGCTCAGAGGCAAATGCTTAAGTCAGAAAATGTCGGAACTTCCCGTGGATAGGGTTCAACAATCTGCACCTTTTACTTACGTAGATGTTGACGTATTTGGCCCTTGGTCAGTTGTAACCAGACGCACTCGTGGCGGCCAAGCAAGTTCTAAAAGATGGGCAGTATTGTTCACGTGCCTCACTATCAGGGCCGTGCATATTGAGGTCATTGATGAAATGTCTTCTTCAGCTTTCATTAACGCTCTGCGTAGGTTTGTTTCTCTGAGAGGAACAGTGAAACAGTTTCGATCTGACCGTGGCACTAATTTTGTAGGTGCCACAGACCTTCTTGGTATTGATACTATATTTGTAGAAGATCGTCCAGTTAAGAATTTCTTACAGTCACATGGTTGTGAGTGGGTTTTCAATCCTCCACATTCCTCACACATGGGTGGTTCTTGGGAGAGAATGATTGGCATAGCTCGGAGAGTTTTGGAATCTATGCTAAAGCCTGTTACAACACTTACACATGATGTATTAGTCACACTGATGGCTGAGGTCACTGCCATAATAAATTCCCGACCCATTGTCCCAGTTTCAAATGACCCGGATAATCCTGAAGTTTTAAGTCCATCCATGTTACTTACATCTAAGTCTGTATGTGACAACACAAATGTGAGCAATTTAGATGTTAAGTCTTTATATGGTGCACAATGGAAACGGGTACAATACCTTGCAGAGCTATTCTGGAGTAAATGGAAAAGAGAGTTTTTAAATACTCTGCAAACTCGTAGAAAATGGAACTATGAACAAGAACCATTAAGCGTGGGTGATGTTGTTCTACTTAAAGACAAAGAAGTGTGTAGGAATTTTTGGCCTTTGGCCAGGGGTAACAAGAGTGTTTCTCAGTAA